The following proteins are encoded in a genomic region of Maylandia zebra isolate NMK-2024a linkage group LG1, Mzebra_GT3a, whole genome shotgun sequence:
- the cyp2r1 gene encoding vitamin D 25-hydroxylase, which translates to MISIKSPSLTPVPCAQALLGVGCLAFALLAFMLVRQLVKQRRPPGFPPGPSPIPVIGNIFSLATEPHVFLKKQSEVHGQIFSLDLGGILTVVLNGYDCVRECLYHQGEVFADRPSLPLFKKMTKMGGLLNCKYGKGWNEHRKLACSSFRYFGSGQKLFEKKISEECMFFVDAIDEHKGKPFNPKHLVTNAVSNITNLIIFGQRFTYDDRNFQHMIEIFSENVELAVSGWALLYNAFPYIEYVPFGKHQKLFRNAAEVYNFLQEVINGFSQGRVPHAPRHYVDAYLDELEQNAGIQGSSFSYENLIYSVGELIIAGTETTTNTLRWAMLYMALYPNIQERVHKEIDSVLSNGRAPTLEDKQRMPYIEAVLHEILRFCNIVPLGIFRATSQDAKVNGYTIPKGTMVITNLYSVHFDEKYWNDPGVFSPERFLDSSGNFVRREAFLPFSLGRRGCLGEQLARMEMFLFFTTLLQRFHLQFPPGTVPTVTPKLGMTLQPKTYYICAIRRQQKVPCSGYTPFYK; encoded by the exons TCATGCTGGTTCGCCAGCTCGTCAAGCAGAGAAGACCTCCTGGTTTTCCTCCCGGTCCATCTCCCATCCCTGTGATaggcaacattttttctttagcCACCGAGCCGCACGTCTTTCTCAAGAAGCAGAGTGAAGTTCATGGACAG ATTTTCAGCCTTGACCTGGGAGGCATCTTGACTGTGGTGTTAAATGGATACGACTGTGTCAGAGAGTGCCTTTACCATCAGGGTGAGGTGTTTGCTGATCGGCCATCACTACCTTTGTTCAAGAAAATGACCAAAATGGGCG GGCTTCTTAATTGCAAATATGGCAAAGGCTGGAACGAACACCGCAAACTGGCATGCAGCTCTTTTCGTTACTTCGGCAGCGGCCAGAAACTCTTTGAGAAGAAGATCTCGGAGGAGTGCATGTTTTTTGTTGATGCCATCGATGAACACAAGGGAAAGCCCTTCAACCCCAAACATCTTGTGACCAACGCAGTGTCCAACATCACCAATCTGATCATTTTTGGCCAGCGTTTTACCTACGATGATCGCAACTTCCAGCACATGATTGAGATATTCAGTGAGAATGTGGAACTAGCAGTGAGTGGCTGGGCCCTCCTCTATAATGCCTTCCCTTACATTGAGTATGTGCCCTTTGGGAAACACCAGAAGCTCTTCCGCAATGCTGCTGAGGTTTACAACTTTCTACAGGAGGTTATAAACGGTTTCTCACAGGGCAGAGTGCCCCATGCACCACGCCATTATGTTGATGCCTACTTGGATGAGTTGGAGCAGAATGCAGGCATTCAGGGGTCTTCCTTTTCTTATGAGAATCTCATCTATTCAGTGGGTGAGCTCATTATTGCTGGTACAGAGACTACAACTAACACTCTGCGCTGGGCCATGCTCTACATGGCTCTGTATCCCAACATACAAG AGAGGGTGCACAAGGAGATCGACAGCGTGCTGTCCAATGGGAGGGCGCCCACTTTGGAGGACAAACAGAGGATGCCATACATAGAGGCTGTGCTGCATGAGATTCTACGCTTCTGCAATATTGTACCACTTGGGATTTTCCGTGCCACGTCCCAAGATGCAAAAGTCAATGGGTATACAATCCCCAAAGGGACCATGGTGATCACAAACCTCTACTCGGTGCACTTCGATGAGAAGTACTGGAACGATCCTGGTGTTTTCTCACCGGAGAGGTTTCTGGACAGCAGCGGCAATTTTGTGAGGCGCGAGGCTTTCCTTCCATTCTCCTTGG ggaGGCGTGGGTGCCTGGGTGAACAGCTGGCTAGAATGGAGATGTTCCTCTTTTTCACAACTTTGTTGCAGAGGTTTCATCTTCAGTTCCCTCCAGGAACTGTCCCAACTGTCACTCCCAAGCTGGGCATGACCTTACAGCCCAAAACTTACTACATCTGTGCGATCCGCAGGCAGCAGAAAGTTCCCTGCTCTGGATACACTCCTTTTTACAAGTAG